A window from Natranaerovirga hydrolytica encodes these proteins:
- the spoVAE gene encoding stage V sporulation protein AE yields the protein MEYIRVFIVGGLICLIAQILMDTTKLMPARILVIYVALGTILTGLKIYQPIVDFAGAGATVPLLGFGYSLGKGVMRAVDQHGFLGIFTGGLSATAGGIGAAIVFGYIAALLFNPKAKQ from the coding sequence ATGGAATATATTAGAGTTTTTATTGTAGGCGGTTTGATTTGTCTAATTGCACAGATACTAATGGACACAACAAAATTAATGCCAGCAAGAATTTTAGTTATTTATGTTGCCTTAGGCACAATTCTTACAGGGCTAAAAATATACCAACCAATAGTTGATTTTGCTGGAGCTGGAGCAACGGTTCCGTTATTAGGTTTTGGTTATTCATTAGGTAAAGGGGTCATGAGGGCAGTCGACCAACATGGTTTTTTAGGTATATTTACAGGAGGGTTGTCTGCTACAGCAGGAGGGATTGGTGCTGCTATTGTTTTTGGTTACATTGCGGCATTACTTTTTAATCCTAAAGCAAAACAATAG